GGGGAACGGACCGGCGGCGTCTTGTCACGAGGGCCGGGACCATTAGCCTTGACGCCTTGAGCCGTTTATCGCGGACCCATCGAGTACGAGGACGAGGACAGGACGTGCCTACCGGCAAGGTCAAGTGGTTCAACAGTGAGAAGGGCTTCGGCTTTCTCTCCCGCGACGACGGCGGCGACGTCTTCGTCCACTCGTCGGTGCTCCCTGCCGGAGTCGACAGCCTGAAGCCGGGGCAGCGCGTGGAGTTCGGCGTGGTCGCCGGGCAGCGCGGCGACCAGGCGCTGTCGGTGACGGTCCTCGACCCGACCCCGTCGGTGGCGGCGGCGCAGCGCCGCAAGCCGGACGAGCTGGCGTCGATCGTGCAGGACCTGACGACGCTGCTGGAGAACATCACGCCGATGCTGGAGCGGGGCCGGTACCCCGACAAGGCGCACGGCAAGAAGATCGCCGGGCTGCTGCGCGCGGTCGCGGACCAGCTGGACGTCTGACCCGCTCGTCGGATGAGCCGAGGGCCCGGGGTTCCCGCCCCGGGCCCTTTGGCATGCCCGCTGTTCGCCGCTCACTCCTCGGCGAGCTCGGCCACGCCCGTGATGCGGTGGAGGGCGTACGTGCGGACCTCGTCGGCCGTGTGGTCGTACGCCGTGACGTAGCCGCCCTCCACCCGTACCGGCGCGATGACGCGCTGGCTGGCGGCGCCGTCGGCATTGACGTAACCGATCCACACCGCCGAGTTGGTGAGCGCCGCCGCCTGGACGGTGGCCAGGGTCTCGGCGGCCGACGTGCGCGGCAGGGAGCCGCCGCCCGGGGCGGGGGTCTCCGGCTCCTTGCGGGTGACGGTGGCGGCCAGGTCCCCGGCGCGGATCGCGCGGACGGCCGCCCCGAGCAGCGTGGCGTCCGGCACGGGCGGGCCGTCCGGTACGGGGGCGGGCGGGGTGCGCGGCGGGGTGCGGCGGGCGTCGGCGCGGGTGATCAGCA
This genomic window from Streptomyces thermolilacinus SPC6 contains:
- a CDS encoding cold-shock protein; this translates as MPTGKVKWFNSEKGFGFLSRDDGGDVFVHSSVLPAGVDSLKPGQRVEFGVVAGQRGDQALSVTVLDPTPSVAAAQRRKPDELASIVQDLTTLLENITPMLERGRYPDKAHGKKIAGLLRAVADQLDV